A window of Streptomyces sp. DG1A-41 contains these coding sequences:
- a CDS encoding IS3 family transposase, which produces MSELCRFIHAEKANYPIVLLCRVLHVARSSYYAWREGGAARHARQAADDALAHEITVLHVASRRTYGVPRIHAELRRLGRRVNRKRIARVMRERDIRGVTRRKRRSLTRPDKKAKPAPDLIGRDFHAERPGIKLVGDITYLPTAEGWLYLACWLDLATREVVGYAMADHHRAELVVDALDMAYGRGGLEPGCVIHSDRGSEYTSTQFCDRIRELGLQNSCGRTGSCFDNAAAESFWALLKEEIGTRIWPDRATARAEVFTFIETFYNRRRLRKHKTFGYLTPAETRQRHQHALAA; this is translated from the coding sequence GTGAGCGAGTTGTGCCGGTTCATCCATGCGGAGAAGGCGAACTACCCGATCGTTCTGTTGTGCCGGGTGCTGCACGTCGCCCGCTCCTCCTACTACGCGTGGCGCGAGGGCGGGGCCGCCCGCCATGCCCGGCAGGCCGCCGACGACGCGCTCGCGCACGAGATCACGGTGCTGCACGTCGCCTCCCGCCGCACCTACGGTGTCCCGCGCATCCACGCCGAACTGCGGCGTCTGGGGCGGCGGGTGAACCGCAAGCGCATCGCCCGCGTGATGCGCGAGCGCGACATCCGAGGCGTCACCCGGCGCAAGCGCCGCTCGTTGACCCGGCCCGACAAGAAGGCGAAGCCGGCCCCTGACCTGATCGGCCGCGACTTCCACGCCGAGCGGCCCGGGATCAAGCTGGTCGGCGACATCACCTACCTGCCCACTGCCGAGGGCTGGCTCTACCTCGCCTGCTGGCTGGACCTGGCCACCCGCGAGGTCGTCGGTTATGCCATGGCTGATCACCACCGCGCAGAACTCGTCGTGGACGCCCTCGACATGGCCTACGGCCGAGGCGGCCTGGAGCCCGGCTGCGTGATCCACAGTGACCGCGGCAGCGAATACACCTCGACTCAGTTCTGCGACCGAATAAGGGAGTTGGGACTGCAGAACAGCTGCGGACGCACCGGATCTTGCTTCGACAACGCGGCCGCGGAGAGTTTCTGGGCCCTGCTCAAGGAAGAGATCGGCACCCGCATCTGGCCCGACCGGGCCACCGCCCGCGCCGAGGTCTTCACCTTCATCGAGACCTTCTACAACCGCCGCCGCCTGCGCAAGCACAAGACCTTCGGCTACCTCACCCCGGCCGAGACCAGGCAGCGGCACCAACACGCCCTCGCGGCATAA
- a CDS encoding transposase — translation MGSKYTKRYTEEFKRDAIALVDSSGKTVTAVARELGISSESLRGWYRKAKAEQGEGAPGELSSAEREELKRLRRENREQQQTIEILKKATAFFVKENDR, via the coding sequence GTGGGAAGCAAGTACACGAAGCGGTACACCGAAGAGTTCAAGCGGGACGCGATCGCGCTCGTCGACTCCTCGGGCAAGACGGTCACGGCGGTCGCCAGGGAACTCGGCATCAGCTCCGAGTCCCTGCGCGGCTGGTACCGCAAGGCGAAGGCGGAGCAGGGCGAGGGCGCTCCCGGCGAATTGAGCAGTGCCGAGCGCGAGGAGCTCAAGCGGCTGCGGCGGGAGAACCGCGAGCAGCAGCAGACGATCGAGATCCTGAAAAAAGCGACCGCCTTCTTCGTGAAGGAGAACGACCGGTGA
- a CDS encoding DNA cytosine methyltransferase yields the protein MRNTPARLASVELFAGAGGLALGCQEAGFDPLATLELDKWACDTVRQNQARGNELVANWHVEEGDVRDFNWSRITDGVDLVAAGPPCQPFSIGGRGKADDDERDMFPATAEAIAHLRPRAFIVENVRGLARPRFADYFQYIQARLSLPLLAAKPDELWGDHLLRLRAAGKDVSNQELAYRVTPAFANAADYGVPQQRQRVFLVGFRNDLDVTWEFPHVTHSRRALLHAQWTTGEYWQEHEVAKAKRPERPNVPIPAELRPDEVQARWRTVRDALAGLPEPTLTGTRGVLNHVLQPGARSYPGHTGSPVDWPAKTLKAGRHGVPGGENMLREADGSIRYFTVRESARLQTFPDDYELHGPWGKAMRQLGNAVPVELARVVAESVHAALRAEGTEA from the coding sequence ATGAGGAACACGCCCGCCCGGCTCGCGAGCGTGGAGTTGTTCGCTGGCGCTGGCGGGCTCGCGCTGGGTTGTCAGGAGGCTGGCTTCGACCCGCTGGCGACCTTGGAGTTGGACAAGTGGGCCTGCGACACGGTGCGACAGAACCAGGCCCGGGGGAACGAGCTCGTCGCGAACTGGCACGTCGAGGAGGGCGACGTGCGGGACTTCAACTGGTCCCGCATCACCGACGGGGTGGATCTCGTCGCTGCCGGCCCGCCGTGCCAGCCGTTCTCCATTGGCGGCCGCGGCAAGGCGGACGACGACGAGCGTGACATGTTCCCGGCCACGGCGGAGGCGATCGCCCACCTGAGGCCTCGCGCGTTCATCGTCGAGAACGTGAGGGGTCTGGCGCGCCCGAGGTTCGCTGACTATTTCCAGTACATCCAGGCCAGGCTTTCACTGCCACTCCTCGCCGCGAAGCCCGACGAACTGTGGGGGGATCACCTGCTGCGGCTCCGGGCGGCAGGCAAAGACGTCAGCAACCAAGAGTTGGCCTATCGGGTCACTCCCGCCTTCGCTAACGCGGCGGACTACGGCGTGCCGCAGCAGCGCCAGCGCGTCTTCCTGGTTGGATTCCGAAACGATCTGGACGTGACCTGGGAATTCCCGCATGTCACACACTCAAGGCGCGCGCTCCTGCATGCTCAGTGGACAACTGGTGAGTACTGGCAGGAACATGAAGTGGCGAAGGCGAAACGCCCAGAGCGGCCTAACGTCCCAATACCTGCGGAACTGCGGCCGGACGAGGTCCAAGCTCGCTGGCGCACCGTACGCGACGCGCTGGCCGGTCTTCCCGAGCCAACGCTGACGGGTACTAGAGGCGTCCTCAACCACGTCCTTCAACCGGGAGCTCGCTCCTACCCTGGTCACACCGGTAGTCCGGTGGACTGGCCAGCGAAGACGTTGAAAGCAGGGCGTCACGGGGTTCCCGGCGGAGAGAACATGCTGCGTGAGGCGGATGGCTCCATCCGCTACTTCACGGTCAGGGAAAGTGCCCGCTTGCAAACCTTCCCAGACGACTACGAGCTGCATGGCCCTTGGGGCAAGGCGATGCGCCAGCTCGGCAACGCAGTTCCGGTTGAGTTGGCGCGGGTCGTGGCCGAAAGTGTCCACGCCGCACTGCGCGCGGAGGGAACCGAAGCATGA